A stretch of Lactiplantibacillus brownii DNA encodes these proteins:
- a CDS encoding HD domain-containing protein yields MITDAQLSKIRTYALQRLAQDHSGHGTDHLQRVVQLATRLAKAEQADLPLTIAAAWLHDVIDDKLMADPIKAHQALADQLTVIHVTPADQIAIFDIIDHMSFSKSLAGAQKLSLAGQIVQDADRLDAIGAIGIARALYYSGHVGEKIYDPEIAPRENMTKAQYRQEPGTAINHFYEKLFKLEGLMNTTTAQQLAHQRTQVMRRFVTQFKAEWAADDH; encoded by the coding sequence ATGATAACGGATGCGCAATTATCAAAGATTAGAACTTACGCGTTACAGCGTTTGGCACAGGATCACAGTGGGCATGGCACTGACCACTTACAACGCGTTGTTCAATTAGCCACGCGACTGGCTAAAGCGGAACAGGCTGATTTACCGCTGACGATTGCGGCGGCCTGGTTACATGACGTGATTGATGACAAGTTAATGGCTGATCCAATTAAGGCCCATCAGGCTTTAGCGGACCAGTTGACGGTCATTCACGTGACACCGGCGGATCAAATAGCGATTTTTGATATTATTGACCATATGTCGTTTAGTAAATCTTTAGCTGGCGCGCAAAAGTTGTCACTGGCGGGACAAATCGTGCAAGATGCTGATCGGCTTGATGCGATTGGGGCGATCGGGATTGCGCGCGCACTGTATTATTCAGGGCATGTGGGCGAAAAAATCTATGACCCCGAAATTGCCCCGCGTGAGAATATGACTAAGGCTCAGTATCGCCAAGAGCCTGGTACGGCCATTAATCATTTTTACGAAAAGTTATTTAAGCTGGAAGGCTTAATGAATACCACGACAGCCCAACAATTAGCCCATCAACGAACACAAGTGATGCGGCGCTTTGTCACCCAGTTCAAAGCTGAATGGGCGGCAGATGATCATTAA
- a CDS encoding LytR/AlgR family response regulator transcription factor: MKVFISDDQEEQRLWLTDIITAQLDELNFNYELASVWQPDDVLQAVKMTSGPNIYFLDIVLKQATNGIELATKIRDYDPDGFIVYVSVRDDMLPETLSAMTTPTGFISKMDLFNKAKFVPRVREVLTVIKKRLTTLNEAPEPTLSLHSGALLLKLKLTDIVYCEKVHGLRTARIVTEHQAYLVHKNLSTIKEQLGDSRFFNDFQSYALNLDKIVTIDFNKGWITMMNGDRLSFSRGTIKKLRAYYQTQE; the protein is encoded by the coding sequence ATGAAGGTGTTTATCAGTGACGATCAGGAAGAACAACGTCTCTGGTTAACCGACATCATTACCGCCCAGCTTGATGAGTTAAATTTTAATTACGAACTGGCGTCAGTCTGGCAGCCTGACGATGTCCTACAAGCGGTGAAGATGACCAGTGGCCCTAATATCTATTTTTTGGATATTGTGTTAAAACAGGCCACCAACGGTATTGAATTAGCAACAAAAATTCGCGATTACGATCCTGATGGATTTATCGTGTATGTTTCAGTGCGCGATGATATGTTGCCTGAAACTTTGAGTGCCATGACGACCCCCACTGGGTTTATTTCAAAGATGGATCTCTTTAATAAAGCCAAATTCGTGCCGCGGGTGCGCGAAGTGTTGACCGTCATCAAGAAGCGACTTACCACCCTGAATGAAGCCCCAGAACCGACTTTGAGTTTACACAGTGGGGCGTTATTGTTAAAGTTAAAATTAACGGATATCGTGTATTGTGAAAAAGTTCATGGGCTACGTACGGCGCGAATTGTGACGGAGCACCAAGCTTACTTGGTGCATAAAAACCTCAGTACGATCAAAGAACAACTTGGCGATAGCCGATTTTTCAACGATTTCCAAAGCTACGCGCTTAACTTGGACAAGATCGTGACGATTGATTTTAATAAGGGTTGGATTACGATGATGAACGGTGATCGGCTTTCATTTAGTCGTGGCACGATCAAAAAGTTGCGCGCTTATTATCAAACTCAGGAATAG
- a CDS encoding DUF1836 domain-containing protein — translation MTTTTETYEDWRHRMNKVILPKWTELPNFDLYMDQVLLLINETLQPLGVDPVTAAMINNYVKHKVILSPVKKKYQIMQLADIIVISLLKPSYPLDMIRQGIDQVTATGYPKRAYDSFIEALVDRLHHLDEPTRVSDQDLSGSLTTAASQLIVDKLRTDELMRLNQAQIRPTQIEK, via the coding sequence ATGACAACGACAACGGAAACTTATGAAGACTGGCGGCATCGAATGAATAAAGTCATTCTGCCAAAATGGACGGAATTACCTAATTTTGATTTATATATGGATCAAGTTTTATTATTGATTAACGAAACACTACAGCCATTGGGGGTTGATCCCGTAACGGCTGCGATGATTAATAATTATGTGAAACATAAGGTCATTTTATCGCCGGTCAAGAAAAAGTATCAGATCATGCAATTGGCCGATATTATTGTGATTAGTTTGTTGAAACCAAGTTATCCACTGGACATGATTCGCCAGGGGATTGATCAAGTGACGGCTACTGGGTATCCGAAACGCGCTTACGATAGTTTTATTGAGGCGTTGGTCGATCGGTTGCATCACTTGGATGAGCCGACACGTGTTTCTGACCAAGATTTAAGTGGGAGTTTAACGACGGCTGCCTCACAGTTGATTGTGGATAAATTAAGGACGGATGAGCTGATGCGATTGAATCAAGCACAAATTCGGCCAACCCAAATTGAAAAGTAA
- a CDS encoding Hsp20/alpha crystallin family protein, with protein sequence MRQHLFSRFDDLLPVAMLKRAHRQVTTVLNAHLIMKTDVVEHDEDYTVTAELPGYDKDAITVRYADDCLTIQAAQPTDGPDRDDDGRMLHRERPAEDLTRHFPFKNVLKDQIQAHYNDGLLTVTLPKKVADDAGKITIQ encoded by the coding sequence ATGCGCCAGCATTTATTTAGTCGTTTCGACGACTTATTACCAGTTGCAATGCTCAAACGGGCTCATCGTCAAGTGACGACCGTTTTGAACGCTCATTTGATCATGAAGACTGATGTTGTTGAACATGATGAGGATTATACGGTGACCGCTGAATTACCCGGTTATGATAAAGATGCGATTACGGTACGATATGCTGACGATTGTTTGACGATTCAAGCAGCGCAACCGACGGATGGTCCTGACCGTGATGATGACGGTCGGATGTTACATCGGGAGCGTCCCGCTGAAGATTTGACCCGGCACTTTCCGTTTAAGAATGTGCTGAAAGATCAAATTCAGGCTCACTATAACGATGGCTTGCTCACCGTGACTTTACCTAAAAAGGTTGCGGATGACGCCGGCAAGATTACGATTCAGTAG
- a CDS encoding hemolysin family protein, whose amino-acid sequence MDSGQIILNLVIIVITFCVAAFFVACEFALVQTRPSALEEEQKKRDKPSKRIATSLHMVQNLNEYLSTTQVGVSLAGIILGWIGEQTTEHFVLQLLDVFHLSISTSILRAISIVLGVFILTYLEVVLTEIVPKNIAIDMPLKVMAVITTPLRWFHVIFYPFVWLLNTSSTGVVKMLGIPVANEDNDVYSQAEILNLSRNAVSGGQLDRDDYLYMERAFEFNDKIAKDIMIDRTQLVVIDINDTVKQAIRVYLQKRFSRLPVVANNDKDKILGYVYNYDLIRQGEVDDDIRVNKVLRNIITIPETTPIQAILQKMIDKQTPIVVVVDEYGGTSGIVTDKDIYEELFGTVNDEIDNVSTEYVEKQANGNFRISGKMTLYDFERFFKTDLQEFEDSDVVTLTGYILDNFPKIQAGDTVKIADFDFKALDFENAYINWFEVSRRETPVIAKDDDDNEDEPEK is encoded by the coding sequence TTGGACAGTGGCCAGATAATATTAAATTTAGTCATTATTGTCATTACGTTCTGCGTCGCCGCTTTCTTTGTGGCCTGTGAATTTGCCTTAGTTCAGACCCGACCAAGCGCCCTCGAAGAAGAACAGAAAAAGCGTGATAAGCCTTCCAAACGGATAGCAACTTCACTGCACATGGTACAAAACCTCAATGAATATCTCTCAACGACTCAAGTTGGGGTTTCATTAGCCGGAATTATCTTAGGTTGGATTGGGGAGCAAACGACAGAACATTTCGTCCTCCAATTATTGGATGTCTTCCATTTATCGATCAGTACCTCGATTTTACGAGCAATCAGTATTGTCCTAGGGGTCTTTATCTTGACGTACTTGGAAGTCGTCTTAACGGAAATCGTGCCTAAGAATATTGCGATTGATATGCCCTTAAAAGTCATGGCGGTCATCACGACCCCATTGCGTTGGTTCCATGTTATTTTCTATCCGTTTGTTTGGTTGTTAAATACGTCTTCGACGGGTGTGGTCAAAATGCTCGGTATTCCAGTTGCGAATGAAGATAATGACGTGTACTCCCAAGCAGAAATTTTAAACTTGTCACGAAATGCGGTCTCTGGCGGTCAATTAGACCGAGACGACTACTTGTATATGGAACGGGCTTTTGAATTTAACGATAAAATTGCCAAAGATATCATGATTGACCGCACACAACTGGTCGTCATTGATATCAACGATACCGTTAAACAAGCTATTCGTGTCTATTTACAAAAACGGTTCAGTCGATTACCCGTTGTGGCTAATAATGATAAGGATAAAATTTTAGGTTATGTTTACAATTATGATTTGATTCGGCAAGGCGAAGTTGACGACGACATTCGTGTCAATAAAGTCTTGCGCAATATCATTACGATTCCTGAAACCACGCCGATTCAAGCCATTTTGCAAAAAATGATTGATAAGCAAACACCAATTGTCGTGGTGGTGGACGAATACGGTGGGACCAGTGGGATCGTCACGGATAAAGATATCTATGAAGAACTCTTTGGGACCGTCAATGATGAAATCGACAACGTTTCTACCGAATACGTTGAAAAACAGGCCAATGGTAATTTCCGGATTAGCGGGAAAATGACGTTATATGACTTCGAACGTTTCTTCAAAACTGATTTACAAGAATTTGAAGATTCGGATGTCGTCACATTAACCGGCTACATTTTGGATAACTTTCCTAAGATTCAAGCTGGTGATACCGTTAAGATCGCTGATTTTGACTTTAAGGCACTCGACTTTGAGAATGCCTACATCAATTGGTTTGAAGTTAGTCGCCGTGAAACACCAGTGATTGCTAAAGATGACGATGACAATGAAGATGAACCCGAAAAGTAA
- the nrdI gene encoding class Ib ribonucleoside-diphosphate reductase assembly flavoprotein NrdI yields MSETTINIIFISIEGNTRSFVTGMQDYAKTQHAADETNPLIHLKEISEQSDFEIETKPYFAFVPTYLDGGNGIDNGVKELMTNVLGEYLNYDQNPNQCLGVVGSGNRNFNDQYCLTARRYAEQLDTDFIADYELRGTSVDTERIYNVMKERLAAFTN; encoded by the coding sequence GTGAGTGAAACCACCATTAATATTATTTTTATTTCAATCGAAGGCAATACTCGCTCCTTTGTCACTGGCATGCAAGACTACGCCAAGACGCAACACGCCGCAGACGAGACCAACCCTTTGATTCATTTAAAAGAGATTAGCGAACAATCAGATTTTGAAATTGAGACCAAGCCCTACTTTGCGTTCGTCCCAACCTACTTGGACGGCGGTAATGGGATTGACAATGGCGTCAAGGAATTAATGACCAATGTTCTCGGTGAGTATTTAAACTACGACCAAAACCCTAATCAGTGTTTAGGAGTCGTCGGTAGTGGTAACCGTAATTTCAACGATCAATACTGCTTAACCGCTCGTCGCTATGCGGAACAGTTAGACACCGACTTCATCGCAGACTACGAATTACGTGGCACTTCCGTTGATACGGAACGCATCTACAATGTCATGAAAGAACGCTTAGCTGCTTTTACGAACTAA
- a CDS encoding MDR family MFS transporter has product MQKEVRLRWLLLANLLNNAGAAFMWPLTTVYMHNYLKQTLTFSGTVLFCMSLAMILGNYVGGRLFDRWRPYWTAILGVTISTITLATLIFWHSLMPYAIGLIVVGFGDGISMTVVNAYAATVTSRSNRYVFNMLYLALNVGVVIGTLLVGYLLDLGISVVFMVTTVCYVGLFGIVLTTFNVNLTPTTEKAAQPVTTDTTSKRKRQLIWLICLMIFTIYLSYALWESLLSVHMTNLGIPFRRYSEVWTINGLLIILSQPIVTLFNERFKIGTQVAFGITLFALSFLGLVFARQYIDFIIIMVVLTIGEVIGLPIVPAWVDDMAAPQQRGKYQGRFNMALSMGRAVGPLFGGMMVAQFSYSILFMVVTAMMLVTLSIVLVRARHEKLLNG; this is encoded by the coding sequence ATGCAAAAGGAAGTTCGGTTACGGTGGTTATTGTTAGCTAATTTGCTTAATAATGCGGGTGCCGCATTCATGTGGCCGTTAACCACGGTCTACATGCATAATTATTTGAAACAAACGCTGACATTTTCGGGAACGGTCCTATTTTGTATGTCGCTCGCGATGATTCTCGGTAATTATGTTGGTGGCCGGTTATTTGACCGTTGGCGACCCTATTGGACCGCTATTTTAGGCGTGACCATCTCAACCATCACGTTGGCGACCTTAATTTTTTGGCATAGCTTAATGCCGTATGCGATTGGGCTAATCGTGGTCGGCTTCGGCGATGGCATCAGTATGACAGTTGTGAATGCGTACGCGGCGACGGTGACGAGCAGATCCAACCGGTATGTTTTCAACATGCTCTATCTGGCGCTGAACGTAGGGGTCGTGATCGGGACGTTGCTCGTCGGTTATCTGCTTGATTTAGGCATCAGCGTGGTCTTTATGGTCACCACGGTTTGTTACGTCGGGTTGTTTGGAATCGTTTTAACGACATTCAATGTCAATTTGACGCCAACCACTGAAAAAGCGGCGCAACCAGTGACGACCGATACGACGTCAAAACGCAAGCGGCAATTGATCTGGCTGATTTGTCTGATGATTTTTACGATCTATCTGAGTTACGCGTTATGGGAAAGCTTGCTGTCGGTGCATATGACGAATCTGGGCATCCCATTTCGGCGATACAGCGAAGTTTGGACCATTAACGGCCTATTAATTATTTTGAGTCAGCCCATCGTGACATTGTTCAACGAACGTTTTAAAATTGGCACGCAGGTTGCTTTTGGAATCACCTTATTTGCGTTATCATTTTTAGGCTTGGTTTTTGCACGCCAGTATATTGATTTCATTATCATTATGGTGGTGTTAACGATCGGTGAAGTGATTGGCCTACCAATTGTGCCCGCATGGGTTGATGATATGGCGGCGCCACAGCAACGTGGCAAGTATCAAGGTCGTTTTAACATGGCCTTATCAATGGGACGTGCGGTCGGACCACTATTTGGTGGGATGATGGTCGCACAGTTCTCATATTCAATCTTGTTTATGGTCGTTACGGCAATGATGCTAGTAACGTTGAGCATTGTGCTAGTTCGTGCGCGGCATGAAAAATTATTAAATGGGTAA
- a CDS encoding class II fumarate hydratase, translating to MTTFREEADTLGTVKIPTTALWGAQTERSRHNFPHGPLMPVQVIRALLQIKQAAAEVNQAFETLSPAKSVVISQAVRQLLALDDDKLMADFPLHVYQTGSGTQTNMNVNEVLAHVAAQIDADTPVLPNDDINQSQSSNDTFPTAMNIAATLALKPVMTQTQNLIAALTLKQKKYWRTVKIGRTHLQDATPLTFGQEVSGWISMLQHDLTYLEQLAPTLLELPIGGTAVGTGLNTRPAFAEKVTGQLAGTYGIKFVPADNDFAGLAAHSGLNVVHGALRTLAADLVKIGNDIRFLASGPRAGYGELTIPANEPGSSIMPGKVNPTQIEALTMAAARVMGNDTTINFAASQGNFEMNVYKPVIIAAFLESTELLSGTIEGVTTKLVAGLTVNKARMRALVDQSLMTVTALSPHIGYHHAAEIAQLAEKDGSTLRVAALKSGYVTATDFDDWVDPLKMTNIDRQE from the coding sequence ATGACAACTTTTCGTGAAGAAGCAGATACCTTGGGAACAGTTAAAATTCCAACAACGGCATTGTGGGGGGCACAAACGGAACGGAGCCGACATAATTTTCCTCATGGCCCGTTGATGCCGGTACAAGTCATTCGGGCGTTACTACAGATTAAACAAGCAGCGGCTGAAGTGAACCAGGCCTTTGAAACGCTATCACCGGCAAAGTCAGTAGTCATTAGCCAAGCGGTGCGCCAATTATTGGCTTTAGATGACGATAAATTAATGGCCGACTTTCCGTTACACGTTTATCAAACGGGTTCGGGAACGCAAACGAATATGAACGTGAACGAGGTCTTGGCACATGTTGCCGCACAAATTGATGCGGACACGCCAGTTTTACCTAATGACGATATTAATCAGTCTCAAAGTTCCAACGATACTTTTCCAACGGCGATGAATATTGCGGCGACCTTGGCTTTGAAGCCAGTCATGACACAAACTCAAAACTTGATTGCGGCGTTAACGCTGAAGCAAAAGAAGTATTGGCGGACGGTCAAAATTGGTCGGACCCATTTGCAAGATGCAACGCCCTTAACGTTCGGACAAGAGGTGAGTGGCTGGATTAGTATGTTGCAACATGATCTGACTTACTTGGAACAATTAGCACCGACATTGTTAGAACTTCCCATTGGGGGAACGGCTGTAGGAACTGGGTTAAATACACGACCAGCCTTTGCTGAAAAAGTCACCGGTCAATTAGCGGGAACTTACGGGATTAAGTTTGTCCCAGCCGACAATGATTTTGCCGGTTTAGCCGCGCATTCTGGGTTGAATGTGGTCCATGGGGCGTTACGAACGTTAGCTGCGGATCTAGTCAAAATTGGTAACGATATTCGTTTCTTAGCGAGTGGGCCACGAGCGGGCTACGGTGAATTAACGATTCCAGCCAATGAGCCGGGGTCGTCAATTATGCCTGGTAAGGTCAATCCAACTCAGATCGAGGCCCTGACGATGGCGGCGGCACGGGTCATGGGAAATGACACGACGATTAACTTTGCGGCCAGCCAAGGAAACTTTGAAATGAATGTCTATAAACCAGTGATTATTGCGGCCTTTTTGGAATCAACTGAGCTGCTAAGTGGCACTATCGAAGGGGTGACAACGAAATTAGTTGCCGGTTTGACGGTGAACAAGGCACGGATGCGTGCCTTAGTTGATCAGTCGTTGATGACGGTGACCGCACTATCGCCACACATTGGCTATCATCATGCCGCTGAAATCGCCCAATTGGCTGAAAAAGACGGCAGCACGTTACGTGTCGCGGCGTTGAAGAGTGGCTATGTCACTGCGACTGATTTTGATGACTGGGTTGATCCATTGAAAATGACGAATATTGATCGGCAAGAATAG
- a CDS encoding SdpI family protein, with translation MATNNFGLAPGFLIILIIWVYQRVRMPKMRSLAGYMSRRAIKNEETWKFAQHFYAMFGIEIFTILLVGAVWGGLFNVRWLQSINLQAIALGLALILQNVATERELRHEFPENKPAKH, from the coding sequence ATGGCAACCAATAATTTTGGTTTAGCGCCAGGTTTTTTAATCATTTTGATCATCTGGGTCTATCAACGGGTTCGGATGCCCAAAATGCGCTCATTAGCTGGCTATATGTCACGGCGAGCAATCAAAAATGAAGAGACATGGAAATTCGCACAGCATTTTTATGCCATGTTTGGTATTGAAATTTTCACGATCTTGTTGGTTGGCGCCGTTTGGGGCGGACTTTTTAATGTCCGTTGGTTACAAAGTATTAATTTACAAGCGATTGCGCTCGGACTTGCTCTGATCTTGCAAAACGTCGCGACCGAACGCGAATTGCGGCACGAATTTCCAGAGAACAAGCCTGCTAAACATTAA
- the zwf gene encoding glucose-6-phosphate dehydrogenase, with protein MSKEKIALFTIFGGTGDLAQRKLYPSLFKLYQKGYLQDHFAVIGTARRPWTDDHYHEIITDSLASLNADADTVKAFASHFYYQSHDVTDAQHYVTLKRLSEKLDAQYGLQGNRIFYLAMAPNFFGTIAQHLKSENILTDNGFNRVIIEKPFGHDYESAKELNDELTATFAENQIYRIDHYLGKEMIQNISAIRFGNNIWESLWNNRYISNVQITLSEKLGVEERAVYYDNSGALRDMVQNHILQILSLLTMDQPVEFTENDINIEKVKALRSLRPYKPEEVADNFVRGQYAADGDIKDYRSEDKISPNSNTDTFVAGKVMIDNFRWSGVPFYVRTGKRLADKFTRIDVVFKRPVVNIFNHNDDSSDQSNELAPDVLTINVEPTEGFELRMNAKCVGQGFATTPIQLNYDHDSEATANSPEAYERLLHDALNGDATNFTHWQEVADSWKFVDVIQKYWDDHTPDFPNYQPGSMGPAASDELLKRDGNEWFYKG; from the coding sequence ATGAGTAAAGAAAAAATCGCCTTGTTCACCATTTTTGGTGGTACGGGGGACTTAGCACAACGTAAGCTCTACCCTTCATTATTTAAACTGTACCAAAAAGGTTATTTACAAGACCATTTTGCCGTCATCGGGACTGCTCGGCGGCCTTGGACAGATGACCATTATCATGAAATCATTACGGATTCGTTAGCCAGTTTAAACGCTGACGCGGACACCGTTAAGGCTTTTGCCAGTCACTTTTATTACCAATCTCATGATGTGACGGATGCCCAACACTACGTCACTTTGAAGCGTTTGTCTGAGAAGTTAGATGCCCAATATGGCTTACAAGGTAATCGGATCTTTTATCTAGCCATGGCGCCAAACTTCTTTGGCACGATTGCGCAACACTTGAAGTCCGAGAACATTTTAACGGACAACGGCTTCAATCGGGTCATTATCGAAAAACCATTTGGTCACGATTATGAAAGTGCCAAGGAATTAAACGACGAATTAACGGCCACTTTCGCTGAAAACCAAATTTATCGAATTGATCATTATCTTGGTAAGGAAATGATTCAGAATATTTCTGCGATTCGCTTTGGCAACAATATTTGGGAATCATTATGGAACAATCGTTATATTTCTAACGTCCAAATCACCTTGAGTGAAAAATTAGGCGTGGAAGAACGGGCCGTTTATTATGATAACAGCGGTGCTTTGCGCGATATGGTCCAAAACCATATCCTACAAATTCTCAGCTTATTAACGATGGATCAACCGGTCGAATTCACTGAGAATGATATTAACATTGAAAAAGTTAAAGCTTTACGAAGTCTACGGCCATACAAGCCAGAAGAAGTTGCGGATAACTTTGTGCGCGGCCAATATGCGGCGGATGGCGACATCAAAGACTACCGTTCTGAAGATAAGATTTCACCAAATTCCAACACGGATACCTTTGTCGCTGGGAAAGTGATGATCGATAACTTCCGTTGGTCTGGCGTGCCATTCTATGTTCGAACTGGGAAACGCTTGGCAGACAAGTTCACTCGTATTGATGTTGTCTTCAAACGGCCGGTCGTCAACATTTTCAACCACAATGATGACAGTTCAGATCAGTCCAACGAGTTAGCACCTGATGTGTTAACCATCAACGTTGAACCAACTGAAGGCTTTGAATTACGGATGAATGCCAAGTGCGTCGGTCAAGGCTTTGCTACAACACCGATCCAGTTAAATTACGATCATGATTCCGAAGCTACCGCTAATAGTCCAGAAGCTTATGAACGACTATTGCACGATGCTTTAAATGGTGATGCCACTAACTTTACTCATTGGCAAGAAGTTGCGGATTCTTGGAAATTTGTGGATGTCATTCAAAAATATTGGGATGACCACACTCCCGACTTTCCTAACTACCAACCAGGATCAATGGGACCAGCTGCTTCAGATGAATTATTGAAGCGCGATGGTAATGAGTGGTTTTATAAGGGCTAA
- the pdxR gene encoding MocR-like pyridoxine biosynthesis transcription factor PdxR has product MPLDRQAATPLYLQLYQLLRDSYEPQKAGHQKLWSIRKQAQNMQVSKTTVEQAYDQLVAEGYVYTVPGSGYYFNELQYWPQSQQATPPTAKVPAAMPPVNYDFRYGLTEILKPSWNGWKKAVRTALRQTEEQPAALYPEAQGLMALRKQLVTFLHQTRGVRCRADQIVITNGPKAGLELLLSLLPTGTIGIENPGYRGLTALAAGYGQQTVRIPVTPTGLDLAVLKRQQPQVVYTTPAHQFPLGYGMPIGARLDLLQWAADQHVLIVEDDYDSEYRYDAHPLPALQSLATADQVAYLGTFAKGIDPTSRMGYVVLPERLLAIYHQRYRYRSAMVAGLVQQAMVNYFESGAYYRHLSRSRSLNRQKYQLLAKQLTQSSVIQPILTGAGLHVVIRIPNIQQARLLAALARQSIRIYPLESNWAGMPTHDYYLLGFTALSLPALKLALGQLVQTCEQLAREK; this is encoded by the coding sequence ATGCCACTTGATCGTCAGGCGGCCACGCCGCTTTATTTGCAGTTATATCAGCTTTTACGCGATAGTTATGAACCACAGAAAGCCGGTCATCAGAAGCTTTGGTCGATTCGAAAGCAAGCTCAAAACATGCAAGTCTCAAAAACAACGGTTGAGCAAGCTTACGATCAACTGGTTGCGGAAGGGTATGTTTATACCGTCCCCGGTAGTGGTTATTATTTTAATGAATTGCAATACTGGCCCCAGTCACAACAAGCCACACCACCGACTGCGAAGGTGCCGGCCGCTATGCCACCAGTTAATTATGATTTTCGTTATGGATTGACCGAAATTTTGAAGCCAAGTTGGAATGGTTGGAAGAAGGCGGTTCGGACTGCTTTGCGTCAAACGGAAGAACAGCCAGCAGCATTGTATCCAGAGGCGCAAGGCTTAATGGCGCTACGAAAACAGCTGGTGACTTTTCTCCATCAGACACGTGGTGTGCGTTGCCGGGCAGACCAGATTGTAATTACGAATGGCCCCAAAGCGGGTCTGGAGCTATTATTAAGCTTATTGCCCACGGGCACGATTGGAATTGAAAATCCCGGTTATCGGGGCTTAACGGCTTTGGCGGCGGGTTATGGTCAGCAAACGGTTCGTATTCCGGTAACCCCAACTGGATTGGATCTGGCCGTGTTGAAACGGCAGCAACCGCAAGTCGTCTATACGACACCCGCCCATCAGTTTCCATTAGGTTATGGCATGCCGATTGGGGCTCGTTTGGACTTGCTACAGTGGGCTGCGGATCAGCACGTCTTAATTGTTGAGGATGATTATGACAGTGAATATCGCTATGATGCGCATCCTTTGCCAGCGTTACAGTCTTTAGCGACCGCTGATCAAGTCGCTTATTTAGGGACTTTTGCTAAAGGCATCGATCCCACGTCACGAATGGGTTATGTGGTGTTGCCGGAACGGCTATTAGCCATTTACCATCAACGCTATCGTTACCGTTCAGCGATGGTAGCCGGGTTGGTTCAACAGGCGATGGTCAATTATTTTGAGAGTGGGGCCTATTATCGCCACCTCAGTCGTAGTCGCAGCTTGAACCGGCAGAAATATCAATTGTTGGCTAAGCAGCTCACGCAAAGTTCGGTGATTCAGCCAATTCTAACGGGGGCGGGCCTACATGTGGTCATCCGTATTCCTAACATTCAGCAAGCGCGTCTATTGGCCGCATTAGCACGGCAGTCGATTCGAATTTATCCCTTGGAGTCAAATTGGGCAGGTATGCCGACCCATGATTATTATCTGTTAGGATTTACGGCCTTGAGTTTGCCAGCATTGAAACTGGCTTTAGGTCAGTTAGTCCAGACTTGTGAACAGCTGGCTCGTGAAAAGTAA